The region ATGTGAAAATTCCCATCTATGGTGATTGGAGATATAAAGTGTTCCTTATATCAAAAGTCTTCTTGGTATTCATGCATTGGGTTCTACGAAGTGAATCGTGGCGGTGCAAGATGTAGACAAATAATCGCGGGTCAAGATTACGGAATTTGTGATTTTTGGTTTGAGTGAATGATCGTTGGGTAGTGTCAACCTAAGTACCACATTAATAAAATGATAGATAATTCTTTTATATATAGAGTAGCCATTAATTTTTTTAGTACGATACCTTTTGGGATATAATATAAATTCATGCGGTTCAGTCCAAAACAAATAATTTGTGATTAAGGTTTGCTAACCGCCCAACGCAAAGTAAATACTACCTCCGTCCCGTTGATTTCTTTATGTTTACTATTTGCACGCATTTTGAGGTctctataaaatatagtttcgtcatgttttttttttattttttgaataaaagtttaaacataaaacttttatacagaaaaaaatttaaaaaatataatgaagttatactttaaataaatattgaaaagCGTGCCAAAAAATGATGTAGATAATTTAATGGGACTGAGGagtataatattaaaattatcaACCACCCCATCTTTAAGACCCAAATTTGAGAAGATAACGAAGACAATGACTGATCTTTACAAATTACAACCCGCAACGACCCCCAAGTCCCAAATTAGAGAAAGTTAGATTCATTCGGAGTTGACTCCTTCGACCCAAAGTTCACGCAATTTTTTTTATCATAGTTTGAAATATCTGGAATAGTGCAAATTCATTTACTACTATTTTTATACTTCCCAAGATTTTTCTCACCACTTCGAAGCATAGTGAAATTAACTACTCATTCTTCTGTTCTGTTTCTAGTTTATCATTTGATAGCAGGTGTATTCTATTTGTTGCTTTATATAGCAATTGATAGTAGGTGTTTCATGTATAGTAATGGATAGGTTAGTTTTCTGGATTAATGCTGCTGCTTTCTGCTCAATTCTGGTGGTTAATCACTTCTCAAGTGTTTCTGCTAATGCTGAAGGTGTGCATTTTAGTAATACCGTTTCTTTATTGCAATTTCATAATCATAACTTGATCAAGGTCTGTTGAGCAACTAAGCTTATCAGCTTAATTAGGCTATCTATATATGTTGTTCTATCATGCATGCACATAAATTTCTTAAAAACAAGTTCTAATTTTTTCTAGGACTGCTTACAATTCAAAACTAGGAGACCCAAGTGATACTATAGCTGTGAGACTAAATGATAATCTGTAAATTCTGCTAGAAGATCGAGGTCAATGAAAGTGCATACTTGATAACTGTTCTGATTTGCAGTTAATGGTCTTAATTTTTTAGGTTTAATCTTTTTAAAATTTGTTGATAATCTTATCCCTTTTTGTGACTGGAGTTTATTAATGTGTTTGATTCTTTCCGTACCTCAGGTGATGCTTTGACTGCGCTGAAGAACAACTTAGACGATCCTAACAAGGTTTTGCAAAGTTGGAATGAAACCCTTGCGAATCCTTGTGATTGGTTTCATGTTACTTGCAACAATGAAAAAAGTGTTACAAGAGTGTAAGCCACCTAATCATACTTTTAAGTAGCATGCCAttttttaaatcttttatctctgCTGCAATGTGTGGCAACATATAACAGTGGTTTTGAATTTTTCTAATGTAGAGATCTTGGAAATTCAAATCTATCCGGTGAGCTGGTTTCCCAGCTTGAACAGCTTCCAAATTTGCAGTACTTGTAAGTCGGATTTTTCTTTTGATCACTTGCATATTTTCCGATGGATTAGAATTTTAAGGACGCGGGGAAATATGGAGGGTTAGGATCAAACTCTATAACTGGAGTAGTATTGCCACCACTGACCACCACCCGCTCACCATTGTAATGTCATAACAATTTTTAAAAAGTCAAACAATAATCACGATATGCATGTTTATCCCTTCTCCTTCCATTCTAAGGCTTTGGAAGAGTTGATAACTTAATATGATGGCCCTCTGAGGGTAAATTTCTGAAAAGATATCCAGTAGCACAGAAATGAGGACAAGTGCCAAGAATGAGACAACTATGAAGGTTGATTAATTTGAGCACCTACATaagttttgaatttttttttggaTCAAACTAGAGAAAAAACTTGAGTTAACCGGAAAATTAATATGTAAAACGTGTTTAAAAATGTGTATCATTGTATTGCATTCTGTTAGTCGCACAATTTTTAAATGTGTTATGCGATGTTAAAATGGGACAACTATCTCATTGGTGTCTCTTTGAGCATTTTATCTTCAAATTGTGTTAAAAAGAAGAAACAGCCTTATGTTTTTACTATTATTTTACAGGGAGCTTTATAGTAACAACATAAGCGGGAGAATTCCTGATGAGCTAGGGAACTTAATAAACTTAGTCAGCTTGGATCTCTACCTAAACAATTTTAATGGTCCGATTCCAGACACCTTGAAGAAGCTTCAGAAATTACGATCCTTGTATGCAGTGCACATTTATTAACATCTCTGTTTTtatgatttagtttcttcagatACTTTTTAGAGTAAGAAGTGAGCATCTCATAGATTTCTTTTTGTCCATGGCTACCCACTGGACGATGAACCTTATGATAAACTCCAGAGACTTCTTTTTCGACTAAGATTTCATTAATAATGAGCACTGCTCGTGTTTTTTCGGAAAATATTCATGAATAGTTAACCATTGCAACTAAATGGGGCTTTGTGGTGGCTAATCTCTTCTTCATCTTCGCAAGGTAGGAGGCTGAACAACAACAATTTGACAGGAACTATTCCTTATTCTTTGACTACAATTTTGTCACTGCAAGTCATGTGAGTACCAAGCAATCTTTTAGTTCTCGTAAATATTAACCACTTCCTCCATCTCTTTATTTAATTTTCATCTATTTATTATTACATGCACTATCTATTTTTATTGCATGATATCATGACAAgaacataaaaaaaaattattacaatTTGTCGTGTGATAAACAGTGATTTTTCAAACAATCGTTTAACAGGAGCAGTTCCAAGCAATGGATCCTTCGCCAGATTTACACCAATCAGGCAAATTAGATTCTTTCCTATTATAGTGCACTCCAAAATATCTTTTAAATGATGTTGATTGCCCTTTTCCATTTTTCAGTTTTGCTGGTAATCAACTCGAGACTCCTCCGGTTTCTCCACCACCTCCACTTCCTCCATCACCTCAATTGGAGACTCATCTAGTTTCTCCACCACCTCCTATTTTTTCATCACCTCCACTTCCTCCATCAGCTCCAGCTTCTCAAGGTTTGAATAATGTCTTGTATCTTACTTACCTTGAGTGGTAACTGGAGCAGTTTGTTTTATTGTCTTCTTCCTTTTATAAAGTGCTTGTGTTCTTGATTACTTAGACCCTgcaattatttaattaattaccttGTATACCTGATGGTAGGCGGAGGCACATGGGGGCCTCTGGGTGCTCATGCCCCCATAGATTTCGAAAAAGTATATATGTTTTTACATGGGATTCGTATATTTGACAATATGAACCTACAAAATGTTACTCCTATGTGCCTCCACAATGTTAAAAAATTGAAGATTGCCCCCTTGAGACCTATAACCTGCCTCTGCCTGATGCCACCAGAAACAAATCACAGGACAAAAGAGCATTTGTATTACTCAAGATACATGCCTATAAATCCCAAGGTTTGAATCAGTGATAAAAAACTCAAGTAAAATCAAGAAATCAATGTTGGTGGATATTATCAGAATTTTTTTTGTATTTACATAGAAAGATTAAGCAATTGCGGAAATATAAGATAGTAATAGTAAGTTGGGATATCAAATATCAGGGTTCATTTAGTTTTCTAACTTTCTAAGCTAGATTCTATTATGTATAATTGTATACAGATATTGTAATCCAATCACCCACATATCAAAAAGAGATGACTAAATTGAATTAATGAAATGAGCTTTCTTTATTAAGGGTGTTCACATCTTTTCTCTTACATTGAAAAACCACTAGGATAGTGGATTTTCTATTGTCAATTCACAAAATCATGtacatatttaattttattttattacatTATAATATTTGTTTTTAGTTTTTTGTCGTGCATAAACCTATCACGTAGCCGATAACAAGTAGACAATTGATGATCACATCAACATGAAGTTCACGAAAATGTTGGATATGTGACGTCAATTTGGCATGGTTTAAACGAGTAAATTTTAACGTCATTCCTCCGCAATGTTTTGCCACTTATCCATCCCTTGGGACTTGGGTTATCTTCTCCCTGCTTTAAGAGTTTACTATTTAGTCACTTCGGAACACATTATGACAAGATTATGTTACTAAATAGTTGAAAATTAGAATCCTTGATCTACAGTCGTGCCTTGTTGAATTGCAGTCACTAGAAACTTATGACTTTGTTAACTCTTAGCAATTGAAATAGCGTCAGTAGGCAACCTTTGTACTTCTGAGGTACGTAGAACGGAAATCTATCCACTTCTTCAGCACCAATGTTAAGGCTTGGAATTGAGTTCGACCATGCTAGGGAATAATGTTTTCACATGTCATTTAGTTCTTTATTAATTGGCCAATTTATTTCAGCTCTCAATGGTGCAACTGGGGCGATTGCTAGTGGAGTTGCTGTCGGTGCTGCTCTGCTGTTTGCTGGTCCTGTGATTGCACTTGTTTGGTGGCAAAAGAAGAAgtcacaagatcatttctttgATGTACCAGGTTTGTATATCTATGATTAGCATTAACCGATCACTGTAGTGTATTGGAGCACCGAGCATGACATTTCCTCGCACTCTTCACCGTTACAGCTGAAGAAGATCCAGATGTTCATCTAGAACAACTCAAGAGGTTCTCTTTGCATGAACTGCAAGTTGCAACAGATATATTTAGTAGAAAGAATTTTGTGGGTAAAGGTGGTTTTTGCGAAGTTTATAAGGGTCGCTTGCCTGATGGGACTCTAGTGGCTGTAAAACGACTTAAAGAGGAGCGGACCCAAGGAGGGGAATTGCAATTTCAAACAGAAGTTGAGATGATTAGCATGGCTGTTCACCGAAATCTACTGCGCTTAAGAGGCTTTTGTACGACACCAACTGAGCGTTTGCTTGTTTATCCATATATGTCTAATGGAAGTGTTGCGTCGTGTTTAAGAGGTACCACTCAGTCCAGTTTGCAACTTTTGGCCTTTTAAAATCTTTAACAGTGTGTTCTAAAGTGAAAGATATTGGTATATTAGGAATTTCATTTGCTTATTGTGGGTGCCAAGTTTTCATGTGATGTCAACACTAATATATGATGACTTTTAAAGTTACCAATTATAAACTGCAATTTAACTCATTTATCTAAAGCTTTTATTCAGATTTGTCTACAGTATAGGTTTTTGTATTTTGGTTATGGAAACGAAAAAGTGACTACTCATCAGAAACAAAGTAATagtaaaaatattaaaacaacTGAGGCTGACTGAAACTTAAAAACATGTTTCCAAGTGTTATTCATTCACGGTGGCATTCTGTTCATGAGCTTATTGGCGCATTACTACAGAGAGAAATGAGTCACAGCCTCCACTGGATTGGCCAGTACGACGGAGGATTGCCCTTGGATCTGCAAGAGGACTAGCTTATCTGCATGATCATTGTGACCCTAAGATCATTCACCGTGATGTCAAAGCTGCAAATATTTTATTGGATGAAGAGTTTGAAGCAGTTGTTGGGGACTTTGGGATGTCTAAACTCATGGATTATAGAAATACGCATATTACTACTGCTGTGCGAGGCACTATCGGACACATAGCACCTGAGTACCTATCCACGGGAAAGTCTTCAGAGAAGACTGATTGTTATGGCTACGGGGTGATGCTCCTTGAGCTCATTACTGGTCAAAAGGCTTTTGATCTCGCTCGTCTGGCCAATGATGACGATGTGATGTTGCTTGACTGGGTAAGCACTTACACATCTCTTTTCTACTATCTTTATCTATTTGGTGTTTTTACACAACAATTTGTCACATGAATACCTTTGGAGTATTTAATGGACAACTATGTAAAATTCAGTGTCAATATTTATTCAAGATTCTAAAACTACAAGAATCAGAACTTGTGATTCCTTACCTAGTGTCTATGCTCGAGCTTACTACCTTCCTATTAAATCTTAATCTCAGGTGAAGGGACTTCTGAAGGACAAAAAGCTGGAATTGTTGGTTGACGAAGATCTACAGGGTAGCTATGTGGATGAGCAGGTGGAAGAGCTAATTCAGGTAGCTTTGCTTTGCACGCAAAATTCGCCAACTGAACGTCCCAAAATGACAGAAGTTGTTAAAATGCTTGAAGGTGATGGGTTGGCTGAGAGGTGGGAAGAATGGAAGGAGGAGGTTTTCCGTCAAGATTTCCTTAGCACACACAATCTGATAAATGAGTGGGTCATTGCTGATTCCACGTACAAACTTGGTCCAGACGAATTATCTGGACCCAGATGATCCCTTCATGCCATGTCCCTCTCATTTTTCCTCAGCTTCCAAATTGTATGTAGCATGAAGATGGTTTTGTTAATCTTGAGAGCCTTTATCAGCAGTCGTGACAACAAAAGGGCATGCGAGAAACTTGAAAGAACAATGTCGAAGCATTGCATTGTATATTCCTCTGTTCAAGCTAGTGAAAAATCATTATAGAAATGATATATGCAATTGAGAAACTTGAGCATCATTTTGTTTCTTATTGAGTTCTCAATTTCTCATTTTCacttttattttgctatttaCCTGTGCCTAACTTGAAGAATAAGAAAGAATCTCTTGCTGGGGGGGGGGGGAGTTAACTCTATTGAAATGCCATGTCATAGTCCAGGAGATTGTGCTCTACAGTGCTTATCGTACAAAAGCACCGATCTAGCAAACTACAACAGTTGTAACCGATTAAACTAATTATCATGAATAAGACTAATTAAATATAACATGAAGTTCTGAACTATAAAACAGTGATCATCCAGAAGAGGCTGGGCTGGCAGGAATAGGATTATTATAAGCTGCAGAAGGGTAATGAAGAAGTAGTTGCAGTTGATGACTGCAACTGATTTTAAATGCGGAAGAGCAATTCAGAGTGATTAGAACTGCAGCTTATGGAGCGCTTGAAGCCTGTAAGGATCCTGATATCTCAACTGGACTTGCTGGCACAAGTAGAATTGGGTTTCAAAACTTAATTTTATGGGCATGGCGGATCCCACAAGGATCAATAAGATAACTAGACAAGTCATCATGACCATAATGTCTAACTTATTTTTTATGGCCAAAAGCGTTTGGACCACGGGAAACGTTGTATTCACAAGTACAATAGTAATACTATATGCGCGTTGTTGTCTCTTCTATATATATACGTTAGAATGCATGCATTTTCATTGTCTTATTCTTTCTTAAACGGGTCTAACACGCTTCTCACTCACTATTGTGTGTGCGTTGTGCGTCTACTTTTCCTTCATACTAGTAGTATACTACTTCATTTCTTATATAATACCACTAGACTAGTTCTACTATATCTTACAACTCACAACCACACTAGCCTACTTCACCCCCTAATTAACATTATCTAATCACTTTTACACAATTTTTTGTCCTAAATTCAGGCTTACACATGGGAAATTTGACTTCTTGTTTTGGTGTTACAAGCAAAAACACGTCCCTCAAAACAGCCAAGCTCGTAGATTTTCATGGAAATCTAAGGCATGTAAATGTACCCATCACAGTAGCTGAGCTTATGCTAGAACATCCCGGGTATTTCATTTCTCCAGCAGAAGATCTTCGACGTACGCTTCGTTTTCCAGCAATGAAAGCTGATGAGGAACTGGTACTTGGCAAGTTATACGTGTTAGTTCCTACTACTAGGCTGCATTCTAAGGCTTCTGCATCGGAAATTGCGGTTTTGGATTCTGCTTGTCGGAAACGACGCTCTAAAAAGCCGTCTGCAAAGGTTTTGCCGACTGTGGTTATAGAGGTTGAGGAGGAAGGTGAAGAGAGGAGCGCCGGCTGCCGGTTGGAAAATAAGTGGAGGCCTTCTTTGGAACCCATCTATGAAGGCATTTGACTAATACTAGTACAAGTAAGAATATTTTAGTTTAGGACCGTCAAAGCAGTAACGCACTCACGGTGCCAAGTAAGAATATTTTTATACATTATATATAAAAAGATGGAAGGAGACGACTCACCATTGTTGCAGCCGCGATATATATAAACTCTTCTCTAATAATATAAATCCCTCATTTTATAGTTTTATATTTTCATGTATTGATTCATGaacatgattttataattatttttggaCTTGTGATACAAGATTAATTTTATTTGACGTAAAGAAaaaagtttataaaaatataaggTACTCGTAATCAGTGGCGGACCCAGGAATAAATTTTACTGGGGGcacaatatataaataataaCATAGAACTAATAAAAGATGCGTAATATTATAGGAAAAAAGAAATAACTTACAATTCTCCCGCCTGTTCTTTCTGTTCTTTCAACCACTCTGTTCTTTCTGCACGGCTACAGCGATTTTAGACTTTGGTTTTTATTGAATTGGGCTAACTTGGACTAGTTAACATCATTTTTATTTAATTGGGCTTGATAAATATCTTGacaaataatataaatgaaatgGGCTGGAGCTAGTTAAATATTGGACTAGTGGGGCACTACTATCTAACCAGTGGGCGCACCCTATTTGGGACTATATATATTAATGTCTTGTACCAAATTTCACTGGGGGCCCATCCCCCCAATATTGTATATGTAAGTCCGCCCCTGCTCGTAATTGTTAATAAGATTAACTTTCTTTGACTTGACAGAAAATTTAGAAGAATTTAAGGTAATtatagtttttaataattttttaattaaaaaaatgagAAAATATGAAAAACAGAATAAGGCGATCTAAGAGGCACCACATAAACGGACTGTCTCTcctttatataagtatattgtTTGGATCGATTTTCCATTTTGTAGAAATGTGTAATGTATTTGGTTGACCAAATTTTAGTTTGAAATAAAAAAATTTTAAGGTACAAGTTTTATAACTTGTGTCATTGATAAGTTTGATttaatattgatttttttttaaaatttttgtttaACTTCAACAACAATTTAATTATTTGTGTTGCCAAGAAGTTAAATTTTGTTGAAACATCGTATCCCTCCTCATTACATCGACAAGGCCCGGCTGGACATTGTCCATATTCCAAACACGATCGTTAATGAATAGGTATATGTATTTCTTGGTAAAAAGTGAGGTATCTTATCTTATTTGCAGACTGTTTCACAAAATTTAAAGATATTATTCGACTATCAAGCAACTGTCATGCACTCCTCAATTATCTGACCAAACTATAAAAGCATAAAAAAGATCCCCGGATTGCTTGTGCGCTGCACAAAGGCAATCCCGTCTCCAGCATCACTTTATTCCATCATCTTCCCTTTAACCAGCTTAATGCCTCTCCAATGCCGCTATCTCTGGTGTTGTGCTTCCCTGGGTACATTTGGCTTTTGCATCTACTAGTTGTCCTTGTCTATCCCTTGCAACAATAGTGCGACTATAACAATTGGATGAACTGAATATCACGACGTTACCATAATCGTTTATGCATTTGGACTTTTCCAGTACTCAACACAACAACTGATGTGGTCATAAACACCATATAGTTATCAAGTTTTCAATCATGAGAATTTTTTCACTGATTAGGTGCCGTTTTAGCTAACTCCACTACACCCACCATGTTCGTACCTTTTCTTTGCCACACTACCTCATTTCTTCACTTCCAAATTGTCAATGCTACCATCCCTATAAGACATAGATCCTTCCCCTGTATTTGCTCAAAAACAGAAATCAACCGGTCTTTGAAACTCATCTGCTCTATCTCAGTATTATTTATAGTATATCCTGCAAGAAACAAACATGttatcaaaatattaaaaatccaCTCAGCCGCATCATTACACATAGGACACAGGTCACAAATATCCACATGTTTTTCATATAATTATATCTTTAGTTGGAAAACAGAAAGATGAGCCCTTGATAGAAAATGTTTTACCTTCAAAGGAATCTTAGATTTCATGATGTGCGCCAAAAACCCAGTTATCACTCATGTTAGCTAAGCTTTTATCATCTTTAATGAGAGTATAAGCACTTTTAACATAATAGTATCCTAACTTTTTCTTCCTCCAATACCAAGAAACTTGCTCCGAGGTATATGGTGAAATGACGTAAATGATATTGCATCGTTCTAGTCGAACATGTCATTTATCAACTCTGAATCCCATTGATTTTGATTAGTCACCATTAAGCTAGCCGTAATTTTGTTAATCAAATCCTCATTTACAGTATGCACACAAGGATCTGTCTCGGAAGACAACCACGGGTCTTTAAGAATATTCACGTCACTACCATTTTCAATTCTACGAGCTGCACCCCTTTttaccagattctgagctttcAAAACACTTGGCCAAATATAACTTGGATTACCAACTAACTTTGTTGAaaagaattgttaaaatatttcTGTTTGCCAAGTTTTCTGGATGAATTAATAATCCCTACACTTGCTTCCCCAATAGAGCTACCTTAAAATCATGTAAATTACGAAATCCCCTTCATCTGACTTCGATCTGCACATTCTTTCCCAACACATTCAGTATATGCCCGTACGATCTTCACAAAAACTTACACATCATTATCTTTGATTCTTTGCACATTCCAATTGGAAATAAGAACACACTCATTGCGTAATTATGCAGTGCGTGTGCAACTGTTTTCAATAAGATCTACTTACCTCATTGAACAAAGGTTTTATCCCCCCATTCTATCTCGCAGTTTCTCTTTCAAAAACTCGAAAATGAAAGACTTATTTCAACCACTAATTTTCGGGAGACCTAAGTATTGTGAATTATCACATGCCTCATGGAATTGCAGTCGAGCAGAAACTCCGTTCTTTATCTTTTCATCCATATTGCAGCTGAAAAATATCGACGACTTATTAACATTGATTTTCTGCCCTGAAATATCTCAAATACATGTAACAAGTTTATGACCTTATTGACCTCCGCCGAATTGGCCAAGATTTACGCTGTGTTCCTGAAACTTTTTTTGGAGAGAAAAGAAAAGACCCGAATCTAGggtaaaaaagaaaaaaatagaaaataatcAATTTTCCTTTCTCTACTAATCTTTCCAAAAGTGGAAAGAAGATTTTGGagacaaaaataaagaaaacttcTTCCCAAATCTataactttctttttctttctttcatAAAAGTTGTTTGGAAACAAGCTGAAGAAATATATTTtttacatttcttttcttttctctccaAAAAAAGTTTCTGGAACACAGCGGTGCCCCTCTAACTTAACCGCATGTATATCTTTAATCAGTTGATGAGTTTAAAATTAATCTTATCatttttgtttttgaaaataattttaaaaaaatatatatataaaaatcaATATTCCATACAAAGGCAGTGACAGACCAATGAAGCAAATTATAAAATAAACTCATGGGTCTAAAAGGAACCGATGACCTCAAATACTCATATACGGTCTAAAGGCTAGTTAAAttgtttttatttttgaaaaattcttaATTTCTTAGACTTAAATTGTTAAATCTGTAAGTGTTCTGAAAGACATACATCAACATAATAAGACTAAGTAATATTGATAATCGTAAGAATTAGTTGACTTGTAATAATTTTGTAATCTGTAAATGTAttatttgagtttgtaaaaatgaTTAGAAAAGTAGACTGAAATATTATTTTATGAACAACTATCAAGGTAAGGAATAAAACTCTGGAATAAGATCAAGCCTGATCATGTATCAGGATGAAGATACACAGCATGAATAAGTATAATGTTgtaaattgaaaaatattttaagtcagaTGACGATAAGTCATAGATCAAGGAATATCGAAAGTCATAACGAGAATTGTTCAAGTCTAGTGAGAAGTCATGTCGAGAAGTGTTCAAACCTGTAGAGAAGTCATATATAGATGTGGAGATATCGACACAAGTCACTTTATATCGCGATGTAGAGATGTATACAAGTCTTTATATCGCGATGTAGAGATGTCTACAAAGTCTTTTCATATCGCGatgtggagatatcgacaagtcttcTTGTGTCGTGATGTGGAGATATCTACAAGTCTTTTGTACTTGGAAGATCTCGATAACAGTTTCATTTATAGAATACAATTATCACGAAGATTCCAAATTATCAGTCACCAAACCATTTTATCATTATAATGGAAAGCCTACAAATACAGTTTGAAGAGTAtaaagatcaagggtcaagatgaGATGTACAAAGGAGTGTAGCAGCTCATTAAAAATTCTGTTAGTctatttttttatcgtagataacccgcAACCGCACCCGAACtaggtaaaccctacgggctcacgcaatagcctgcaaatcacgtgaaccaagagTGGAATTCCCGTAAACTGTGCATGTCTAGATCTCTTTACATTCTCTCAAGTAAAAGTTAAGTTTTTAACATTCAAGAACATAAATTTGTACTGTAGCACAACCCGGTTAATTTTGAATAAgatcaagtgagttttgataattGTTTTCTCTGTTCTTTACAGTTAATTAATTATCACTACAAACATATTTTTGCGTTCACCAAGCTTAATACACTTAACTTGATTTACTtgaatttttttaagaaaaataaataaatacacattcaccccctctgtgtgcATTTCATATCTAACATCAAGACTTGTATTGAATCTGAGCGGTTTTGGATATTGCAAGAGCTCATCTTGTACAACAACAAATTGTTCATATTTTTAGGTATTTGTTCCGCTTGTAATAGTTGATGTAACGGATAATTCTGAATATTGGATTACATATAGCCTTATGTTAATGTTAATTATGATGCTAGTAATTTCATTACCGGTGTAGGTTCGATTTGCTCGAAATGTTATTGGAATAATTTTTAGATCAAacaatttatatattatatatgttaatCGATCTGAAAATAAAACGATTATTTGTTCAACTTTTTTTTTGTTTCACAAGTAGACTGTTGTTAAAAGTTTGAAATTTGTCCCAACTTTTTTTaatgttttaagaatttttttacTTTGTCAAAACAAAAGATTGTGCAAACTTCAACGCGATGTTAGAGTatgttttaaaaaatttatctaatTTTAAGTGGCATGCTATCATATGACCAATGTTCTAGAAAGAACCCTACGAAGGTTGGTGAATAATATTGATTCTATTATAAATATTTCCTATTAATTGTAagtttcattttaaaaaatataaaatttgatattaatataaaataatcattatatttgaatattatgaaatatttgaatatcatggaaaacacttaaaatttcaaaaaataaatattttaaattttattcaattatgaaataattttgaa is a window of Apium graveolens cultivar Ventura chromosome 11, ASM990537v1, whole genome shotgun sequence DNA encoding:
- the LOC141695847 gene encoding uncharacterized protein LOC141695847; amino-acid sequence: MGNLTSCFGVTSKNTSLKTAKLVDFHGNLRHVNVPITVAELMLEHPGYFISPAEDLRRTLRFPAMKADEELVLGKLYVLVPTTRLHSKASASEIAVLDSACRKRRSKKPSAKVLPTVVIEVEEEGEERSAGCRLENKWRPSLEPIYEGI
- the LOC141697017 gene encoding BRASSINOSTEROID INSENSITIVE 1-associated receptor kinase 1-like isoform X1, whose translation is MDRLVFWINAAAFCSILVVNHFSSVSANAEGDALTALKNNLDDPNKVLQSWNETLANPCDWFHVTCNNEKSVTRVDLGNSNLSGELVSQLEQLPNLQYLELYSNNISGRIPDELGNLINLVSLDLYLNNFNGPIPDTLKKLQKLRSLRLNNNNLTGTIPYSLTTILSLQVIDFSNNRLTGAVPSNGSFARFTPISFAGNQLETPPVSPPPPLPPSPQLETHLVSPPPPIFSSPPLPPSAPASQALNGATGAIASGVAVGAALLFAGPVIALVWWQKKKSQDHFFDVPAEEDPDVHLEQLKRFSLHELQVATDIFSRKNFVGKGGFCEVYKGRLPDGTLVAVKRLKEERTQGGELQFQTEVEMISMAVHRNLLRLRGFCTTPTERLLVYPYMSNGSVASCLRERNESQPPLDWPVRRRIALGSARGLAYLHDHCDPKIIHRDVKAANILLDEEFEAVVGDFGMSKLMDYRNTHITTAVRGTIGHIAPEYLSTGKSSEKTDCYGYGVMLLELITGQKAFDLARLANDDDVMLLDWVKGLLKDKKLELLVDEDLQGSYVDEQVEELIQVALLCTQNSPTERPKMTEVVKMLEGDGLAERWEEWKEEVFRQDFLSTHNLINEWVIADSTYKLGPDELSGPR
- the LOC141697017 gene encoding BRASSINOSTEROID INSENSITIVE 1-associated receptor kinase 1-like isoform X2, whose translation is MDRLVFWINAAAFCSILVVNHFSSVSANAEGDALTALKNNLDDPNKVLQSWNETLANPCDWFHVTCNNEKSVTRVDLGNSNLSGELVSQLEQLPNLQYLELYSNNISGRIPDELGNLINLVSLDLYLNNFNGPIPDTLKKLQKLRSLRLNNNNLTGTIPYSLTTILSLQVIFAGNQLETPPVSPPPPLPPSPQLETHLVSPPPPIFSSPPLPPSAPASQALNGATGAIASGVAVGAALLFAGPVIALVWWQKKKSQDHFFDVPAEEDPDVHLEQLKRFSLHELQVATDIFSRKNFVGKGGFCEVYKGRLPDGTLVAVKRLKEERTQGGELQFQTEVEMISMAVHRNLLRLRGFCTTPTERLLVYPYMSNGSVASCLRERNESQPPLDWPVRRRIALGSARGLAYLHDHCDPKIIHRDVKAANILLDEEFEAVVGDFGMSKLMDYRNTHITTAVRGTIGHIAPEYLSTGKSSEKTDCYGYGVMLLELITGQKAFDLARLANDDDVMLLDWVKGLLKDKKLELLVDEDLQGSYVDEQVEELIQVALLCTQNSPTERPKMTEVVKMLEGDGLAERWEEWKEEVFRQDFLSTHNLINEWVIADSTYKLGPDELSGPR
- the LOC141697017 gene encoding BRASSINOSTEROID INSENSITIVE 1-associated receptor kinase 1-like isoform X3 gives rise to the protein MDRLVFWINAAAFCSILVVNHFSSVSANAEGDALTALKNNLDDPNKVLQSWNETLANPCDWFHVTCNNEKSVTRVDLGNSNLSGELVSQLEQLPNLQYLELYSNNISGRIPDELGNLINLVSLDLYLNNFNGPIPDTLKKLQKLRSLRLNNNNLTGTIPYSLTTILSLQVIDFSNNRLTGAVPSNGSFARFTPISFAGNQLETPPVSPPPPLPPSPQLETHLVSPPPPIFSSPPLPPSAPASQALNGATGAIASGVAVGAALLFAGPVIALVWWQKKKSQDHFFDVPAEEDPDVHLEQLKRFSLHELQVATDIFSRKNFVGKGGFCEVYKGRLPDGTLVAVKRLKEERTQGGELQFQTEVEMISMAVHRNLLRLRGFCTTPTERLLVYPYMSNGSVASCLRERNESQPPLDWPVRRRIALGSARGLAYLHDHCDPKIIHRDVKAANILLDEEFEAVVGDFGMSKLMDYRNTHITTAVRGTIGHIAPEYLSTGKSSEKTDCYGYGVMLLELITGQKAFDLARLANDDDVMLLDWVKGLLKDKKLELLVDEDLQGSYVDEQVEELIQVMGWLRGGKNGRRRFSVKISLAHTI